The following proteins are co-located in the Deinococcus aquaedulcis genome:
- the rplX gene encoding 50S ribosomal protein L24, with product MPRPSAGSHHNDKLHVKKGDTVIVLSGKHKGKSGKVLLALPRDQKVVVEGVNLVTKNVKPSPANPQGGQEQRELALHASKVALVDPETGKATRVRKQIVDGKKVRVAVASGKTID from the coding sequence ATGCCCCGTCCCAGCGCCGGTAGCCACCACAACGACAAGCTGCACGTGAAGAAGGGTGACACCGTCATCGTTCTGAGCGGCAAGCACAAAGGCAAGAGCGGCAAGGTCCTGCTTGCGCTGCCCCGCGACCAGAAGGTCGTGGTGGAAGGCGTGAACCTGGTCACCAAGAACGTGAAGCCCAGCCCCGCCAACCCCCAGGGCGGCCAGGAGCAGCGCGAGCTGGCCCTGCACGCCAGCAAGGTGGCCCTGGTGGACCCCGAAACCGGCAAGGCCACCCGCGTGCGCAAGCAGATCGTGGACGGCAAGAAAGTCCGCGTGGCTGTGGCCAGCGGCAAGACCATCGACTGA